The genome window CGTCCCAGCGCCCGGCCTCGATCACCAGCAGGCCGGCGTCCACACCTTCCAGCGAGCCGCGCGCGGCGCGGTTCATGACCCGGTTCATCGCGCGCTTCTGCTCGCGGTGCAGGCCGGGGGTGTCGACCAGCACCAACTGCCCTTCCGGGAAGCTGGCGATGCCCAGCAAGCGGTGCCGGGTGGTCTGCGGGCGGTTGGAGACGATGCTGACCTTGGCGCCCACCAGGGCGTTGGTCAGGGTGGACTTGCCCACGTTGGGGCGGCCGATCACGGCCACGCTGCCGCTGCGGTAGGGAGACGCTTGCTCGTTCACTTGCTCGAATCCAGTTGCTCGATGGCGGCGGCGGCGGCCTGTTGTTCGGCCAGCCGTCGCGAGGTGCCCTCGCCCTCGGTGACGAGGGCAGGCTCGGCGAGTACGCAGCGTACCCGGAATAGCTTGGCGTGTTCGTCGCCGGTTTCGCTGGTCAGTTCGTACGCCGGCAGCGCCCGCTGCCGGGCCTGTAGCCATTCCTGCAGGCGGGTCTTGGCGTCCTTCTCCGGCTTGCCTACCGGCAGTGCGGCCAGCGCCGTCTCGAACCAGGGCAGGATGACCGCACGGCAGGCCTCGAATCCGGCATCCAGATAGATCGCCGCGACCACCGCCTCGACCGCGTCGGCCAGGATCGAATCGCGGCGATGCCCGCCGGACTTCATCTCGCCCGGCCCCAGGGTCAGCCGCTCGCCCAGTTCCAGCTGGCGGCCGATGGTGGCCAGCGAGGCCTCGCGCACCAGTTCTGCGCGGGCGCGGGTCAGCGCGCCTTCGTCGGCCTTGGGCCAGCGCCGGTACAGCGCCTCGGCGATCAGCTGGTTGACGATGCTGTCGCCGAGGAATTCCAGCCGCTCGTTGTGCGGTGCACCGGCGCTGCGATGGGTCAGCGCCTGCGCCAGCAGCTGCGGGTCGGCGAAGCGGTGACCGATGCGGTCGCCGCGCAGGATCGTTTTACTCGCCACCGCGCGTCGTCAGGTCCTGGGTGATGTCGAACTTGCCGACCACGTCCAGGTTGGCGACCAGCGGCTTGCGCACTTCGTAGGCCACATGCATCTTCCAGCCCGAATCCATGCGCTCGAACTTGACGTCGTCCGGCTTCACGTTGTCCGAGTTGTTGATATCCAGACGGCGGAACAACAGCGTCTTGGCTTGCGCCGGATCCATCTCGGCACTGCCCGGTTCGGCGGCCAGGCCCTTCATCGCCGAGCGCACCGCGTAGTACTCCATGTACATCGGAAACAGCTTCATGCCGATGTAGGCGAAGAAACCGACCACCGCCAGCACGATCACGAACGAGGTCAAGGTCATGCCACTTTGCTGGTGCTTCATCGCGCTTCCCTTTACGCCAGACATCACTGGATACCGGTCCCGATCCGCGAGGGATCGAAACTGCCGCTGCAGAACCAGCCTTCGCAATTGAGCCAGACCAGGAACGCCTTGCCGCGCAGATTCTCCTCGGGCAGGAAGTGGGTCTGGGTCCAGAAGCGGCTGTCCTCGCTATTGTCGCGATTGTCGCCCATCACGAAATACTGGCCTGGCGGCACCACCCAGTCGCCCTGGCCTGCAGGATTGTTGCGGTCAAGCCACTCCAGTTCGGTGTGGGTGCGGCCCGGCAGGTATTCGGTGAGCAGCGTGGAACCGGTCATCTCCGCGCCCTTGCCCTTGCCGACGTACTCGCCGCGGACCTGATACTTCATCGGCGTACCGTTGATGTACAGGGTATCGCCGTGGAAGCCGATGCGGTCGCCGGGCAGGCCGATGACGCGCTTGATCCAGTTCTCGTCGGGCTTGTGCGGCGGCTTGAACACCACCACGTCGCCGCGCTTGGGCTCGCTGGTCGGGATCACCTTCTGATTGGTGATCGGCAGGCGGAAGCCGTAGGCGAACTTGTTGACCAGGATGAAATCGCCGACCAGCAGGTTCGGCATCATCGAGCTGGACGGAATCTTGTACGGCTCGGCGATGAAACTGCGCAGGATCAGCACCACCGCCAGCACCGGGAAGAACGCCCGCGAGTAATCGACGAGCACCGGCTCGGTATCCAGCAGGCCGGCGCGCGCGGCGCGGCGCTTGGCGAACAACAACTTGTCCAGCAACCAGACGATGCCGGTGGCGAAAGTCAGGACCACCAGCGCGATTTCAAACCATTTCATTCTTGTTCCTTCGGAATGGGAATCGGGAATCGGCCATGGGGAATCGGAAAGGCAAGAGCGCCCGCTCTTCCCATTCCCTGTTCGCCATTCCCAGCTACTTATCCATCTGCAGCACGGCCAGGAAGGCTTCCTGCGGGATCTCCACGCGGCCGACCTGCTTCATGCGCTTCTTGCCTTCCTTCTGTTTTTCCAGAAGTTTCTTCTTGCGCGACACGTCGCCACCATAACATTTGGCCAGCACGTTCTTGCGCATCGCCTTGACCGTGCTGCGCGAGATGATCTGCGCGCCCACCGCGGCCTGGATCGCCACGTCGAACATCTGCCGCGGGATCAGGTCCTTCATCTTCTCGCACAGCTCGCGGCCGCGCCGGTCGGCATGACTGCGATGCACGATGATCGACAACGCATCGACCTTGTCGCCGTTGATCAGCGTATCCACGCGCACGAACGGGCCGGCGTCGAAGCGCAGGAAGTGGTAGTCCAGCGAGGCGTAACCGCGCGATACCGATTTGAGCTTGTCGAAGAAATCCAGCACCACTTCGGCCATCGGCAGTTCGTAGCTGATCTGCACCTGGCTACCCAGGTAGTTGATGCCGATCTGGCTGCCGCGCTTTTCCTCGCACAGGGTGATGATATTGCCGACGTAGTCCGGCGGGGTCAGGATGTTGGCGCGGATGATCGGCTCGCGGATCTCTTCCACGTTGTTCAGCGGCGGCAGCTTGGACGGGTTGTCCATCGGAATCACGCTGCCGTCGGTCTTGAGCACCTCGTAGACTACGGTTGGCGCGGTCGAGATCAGGTTGAGGTCGTACTCGCGCTCCAGCCGCTCCTGCACGATCTCCATGTGCAGCATGCCGAGGAAGCCGCAGCGGAAGCCGAAGCCCATCGCCTCGGAGCTTTCCGGCTCGAAGCGCAGCGCCGCGTCGTTGAGGCGCAGCTTGTCCAGCGCCTCGCGCAGGTCCGGGTAGTCCTCGGCATCGACCGGGAACAGGCCGGCGAACACGCGCGGCTGCATTTCCTGGAAACCGGGCAGCGCATGCGGCGCCGGGTCGGCGGCCAGGGTCAGGGTGTCGCCGACCGGCGCGCCGTGCACGTCCTTGATCGAGGCGTTGATCCAGCCGACCTCGCCGGCGCCCAGCGCGGTCAGTTCCTTGCGCTTGGGGGTGAACACGCCGACCTTGTCGACCAGGTGGGTGCGGCCGGTGGACATCACCAGGATCTTGCTGCCCGGCTTGATCTCGCCCTGCATCACCCGCACCAGCGAGACCACGCCCAGATAGTTGTCGAACCACGAGTCGATGATCAGCGCCTGCAGCTTGTCGGTGTCGCGCGGCTTGGGCGGCGGGATGCGGTGCACGATCGCCTCCAGCACCAGGTCCACGTTGAAGCCAGTCTTGGCGCTGACCGCCACCGCGTCCTCGGCGTCGATGCCGATCACCGCCTCGATCTCGGCCTTGGCGCGGGCGATGTCGGCGGTGGGCAGGTCGATCTTGTTGAGCACCGGCACCACTTCCAGGCCCTGCTCCACCGCGGTGTAGCAGTTGGCCACCGACTGCGCTTCCACGCCCTGCGCGGCATCCACCACCAGCAGCGCGCCCTCGCAGGCCGCCAGCGAGCGGCTGACTTCGTAAGAGAAGTCCACGTGGCCGGGGGTGTCGATGAAGTTTAGCTGGTAAACCTGCCCGTCCTTGGCCGTGTACGGCAAGGACACGGACTGGGCCTTGATGGTGATGCCGCGCTCGCGCTCGATCGGGTTGGAGTCGAGCACCTGCGCTTCCATCTCGCGCGCCTGCAGGCCGCCACAGAGCTGGATGATGCGATCGGCCAGGGTCGATTTGCCATGGTCGACGTGGGCGATGATGGAGAAATTGCGGATGTTCCGCATCGAATCAGAGGACATGAGGTGGGCGGCGGCCAGGACCGTCGTCAGGATAACGGTCCATTATCGCATGGCCGGAGGGAGCCAGGCGCCCCGGCTGCGGCACACGGATGGCAACGGCCGCGCGGGCACCGTTTCGGGA of Xanthomonas translucens pv. cerealis contains these proteins:
- the rnc gene encoding ribonuclease III encodes the protein MASKTILRGDRIGHRFADPQLLAQALTHRSAGAPHNERLEFLGDSIVNQLIAEALYRRWPKADEGALTRARAELVREASLATIGRQLELGERLTLGPGEMKSGGHRRDSILADAVEAVVAAIYLDAGFEACRAVILPWFETALAALPVGKPEKDAKTRLQEWLQARQRALPAYELTSETGDEHAKLFRVRCVLAEPALVTEGEGTSRRLAEQQAAAAAIEQLDSSK
- a CDS encoding DUF4845 domain-containing protein gives rise to the protein MKHQQSGMTLTSFVIVLAVVGFFAYIGMKLFPMYMEYYAVRSAMKGLAAEPGSAEMDPAQAKTLLFRRLDINNSDNVKPDDVKFERMDSGWKMHVAYEVRKPLVANLDVVGKFDITQDLTTRGGE
- the lepB gene encoding signal peptidase I, producing MKWFEIALVVLTFATGIVWLLDKLLFAKRRAARAGLLDTEPVLVDYSRAFFPVLAVVLILRSFIAEPYKIPSSSMMPNLLVGDFILVNKFAYGFRLPITNQKVIPTSEPKRGDVVVFKPPHKPDENWIKRVIGLPGDRIGFHGDTLYINGTPMKYQVRGEYVGKGKGAEMTGSTLLTEYLPGRTHTELEWLDRNNPAGQGDWVVPPGQYFVMGDNRDNSEDSRFWTQTHFLPEENLRGKAFLVWLNCEGWFCSGSFDPSRIGTGIQ
- the lepA gene encoding translation elongation factor 4, yielding MRNIRNFSIIAHVDHGKSTLADRIIQLCGGLQAREMEAQVLDSNPIERERGITIKAQSVSLPYTAKDGQVYQLNFIDTPGHVDFSYEVSRSLAACEGALLVVDAAQGVEAQSVANCYTAVEQGLEVVPVLNKIDLPTADIARAKAEIEAVIGIDAEDAVAVSAKTGFNVDLVLEAIVHRIPPPKPRDTDKLQALIIDSWFDNYLGVVSLVRVMQGEIKPGSKILVMSTGRTHLVDKVGVFTPKRKELTALGAGEVGWINASIKDVHGAPVGDTLTLAADPAPHALPGFQEMQPRVFAGLFPVDAEDYPDLREALDKLRLNDAALRFEPESSEAMGFGFRCGFLGMLHMEIVQERLEREYDLNLISTAPTVVYEVLKTDGSVIPMDNPSKLPPLNNVEEIREPIIRANILTPPDYVGNIITLCEEKRGSQIGINYLGSQVQISYELPMAEVVLDFFDKLKSVSRGYASLDYHFLRFDAGPFVRVDTLINGDKVDALSIIVHRSHADRRGRELCEKMKDLIPRQMFDVAIQAAVGAQIISRSTVKAMRKNVLAKCYGGDVSRKKKLLEKQKEGKKRMKQVGRVEIPQEAFLAVLQMDK